A single Pseudomonas putida DNA region contains:
- a CDS encoding MFS transporter, whose protein sequence is MSSNPPPANGLFATFCLSSYLLSLSYGTTFLLAMTLRAHGASEADAGSVIAAAMLSTFLAVIFSGHLTDLIGAPKAVAGGALFLAAACLGFAAAPGFGAAILLCSLLLGFGWGLFYTLGPIIVAMLIEPARRVKYFALLSGSMMTGIGTGPLLGRAAQALGYPVEAAFVVAAGASLLGGALFLLMGPRMLQLQTGAVAVCKITLAAARSVLSSRAAFAILMVGLGGAIFGGLSSFQTTYASARQLDYSLFFLGFMSAAISCRLLIAGFIVKRDPYRMACLLTALMVVSVLMFMYGVDSAAAYVLAAVVLGVGYGLTYSVINGLAANEAPTGQTAQSLVLFSLAYFVGVFGFPLLAGKVIVHAGLPALLQLLLVIALANWSITFGRLVWRRWSSRPVMGRA, encoded by the coding sequence ATGTCCTCGAACCCCCCACCTGCCAACGGCCTGTTCGCCACCTTCTGCCTGAGCAGCTACCTGCTTTCGCTGTCTTACGGCACCACCTTCCTGCTGGCGATGACGCTGCGCGCACACGGCGCCAGCGAAGCCGATGCCGGCTCGGTGATAGCTGCCGCGATGCTCAGCACCTTCCTTGCCGTGATCTTCTCCGGGCACCTGACCGACCTGATCGGCGCGCCCAAGGCAGTGGCCGGTGGCGCGCTGTTTCTTGCTGCGGCCTGCCTGGGCTTTGCCGCCGCACCTGGGTTCGGCGCGGCGATTCTGCTGTGTAGCCTGCTGCTGGGGTTTGGCTGGGGCCTGTTCTACACGCTGGGGCCGATCATCGTGGCGATGCTGATCGAGCCGGCCCGACGGGTCAAATACTTTGCCTTGCTCTCGGGCAGCATGATGACCGGCATCGGTACCGGGCCGCTGCTGGGGCGGGCGGCGCAGGCACTGGGTTATCCGGTGGAGGCGGCCTTCGTCGTTGCTGCCGGGGCGAGCCTGCTGGGTGGCGCGCTGTTCCTGCTGATGGGGCCGCGCATGCTGCAGCTGCAAACCGGCGCCGTTGCGGTGTGCAAGATCACCCTGGCCGCTGCGCGTTCGGTGCTGTCTTCCAGGGCGGCCTTCGCCATCCTCATGGTTGGCCTGGGCGGCGCGATCTTCGGTGGGTTGTCGAGCTTCCAGACCACGTACGCCAGCGCCAGGCAACTGGACTACTCGCTGTTCTTCCTCGGTTTCATGTCGGCCGCAATCTCGTGCCGGCTGCTGATTGCCGGTTTCATCGTCAAGCGTGACCCGTACCGCATGGCCTGCCTGCTGACCGCGTTGATGGTGGTGTCGGTGCTGATGTTCATGTACGGCGTCGACAGCGCGGCGGCCTACGTGCTGGCGGCGGTGGTACTGGGTGTCGGCTATGGCCTGACTTATTCGGTGATCAACGGCCTTGCGGCCAACGAAGCACCCACCGGGCAGACCGCGCAGTCGCTTGTACTGTTCAGCCTGGCCTATTTTGTCGGCGTGTTCGGGTTTCCGCTGCTGGCCGGCAAGGTCATCGTCCACGCAGGCCTGCCCGCGCTGCTGCAACTGCTGTTGGTGATTGCCCTGGCCAATTGGTCGATCACCTTCGGCCGCTTGGTCTGGCGGCGCTGGAGCAGTCGCCCTGTAATGGGGCGCGCCTGA